The window TCCCCCGGACTCCCTCCGCCCGGACCTGTCCTTGGAAACGCTGTTTGTTTTGGTCGGAGGGTGCCAAACTCCTGCCTTTGCTAAGTGTTAAAAACATGGGGCCGGGGGAGGAGACAGGCAGCGAAACagatggaggaagaggaggagccgCCGGCTCCCCTCGGTGTCTCTCCCCCCGCGGGGGAGGGCAGCCGGCAGGACGGCCCCGCTCCCATCGCCGACCTGTCCGGGCGGAGGTCACTCCCGCGGGCCGCGCTCGGCCGCGGCTCACTATCGCCAATACAGTTTTTTAAGCCTTCACGGAGAGAAGTATCTCTTCCAAGAGCTGTGAAACTAGAAAGCTAAAGGGGAGAAATGCCGGCTGTAAACTGTGAAAAATGAGGCGGGAGGAAATGCAAGTAACTCCTAACAAAGACTCTTTTCTGTTCTTGTGTGGTGAGTGCTGACAGAGGTGGAGTCAGTGAAAGGGAAACTCTAGACCAAATGAGATTCAGTCGGTGCCAGTTGAAGATAGTAAGAATGTGAACCCAGCAGAATAAACAAAGTTAAGACTTTCATAGTGGTAAAACTGGACAGAGCACTCATAAGTCTCTGTGTCCATGCACACTTCCTTTGAACAAAGCAGGGCTGTGGAAAACCTTTGCTTGAAGATGGTATCTGAAGAAAATACCCAACTGTGAAACtgtcttcctccctccttcccccaggTGCTTCATAAAATAACTTCTAAAGCAaagcaacagaaataaaaagtgtGTTTGTGTCTTCTAAAACTAACCTGATTTTGCAGTCTTGGTAAGTTCTAAATGAAGAATCTAGTTGGGTGATGCAGTAACCAGTTAAGAACAAGATGCCTTTAAGCATCTGCAgttttgtattaattttctttttactaAAAAGAATAATCCTCACCTGTCTAAATAGCAGAAATGTGAGAATTTATTTCCTTATTGTTAAATTAGTTGTAATCTTGGGGTTGGTACATGTAGAAGATACTTTTAACTTGTCTTCCAAAGAGTTTATCCTTAAAAAACTCTACAGTATGGACTGATTGAAAGAAAGCAAATGGTGTGATGAAGCCCACTGTGATGGTGTCCAAcctaatataaatataaatgtgggTAGTCTTTAATGTAGCAGAATAAAGCAGGTTGTAACCTCAGGCTGATCCTTTAATAGAACTGTTGGGATTTAATATGTGTATTAAAACAACAGCCTAATATGTAATACTTTataagcaaattttaaaaaacccaagatgGTATTGTTTATCCAAGATGGTGAGTTACAAAGAGATCTTGCAAGGCTGAATTTTGACATATTTTTATGTGACTGTTATATACTAATTTAAAGTTCTAAATGAACTTGGCCATTAGTTATTAATGAGAACTTCTGTGCTATCTACAAAAACATAAGGAAAATCAGCTCTTCCAGTGTATGCTATAAAGCAAAGACTGAGTGACTCAGTTGTCTATTGTTGTAACTAATTAGAAATGCCAATTTTGGTTTGTACATACCTTTCATATGCTCAATGACTGTATTTTTGCCTAAGTGTTTTAGATGGCCTGTGCAGGTTCTGCTTGTATATTCATGTACGTTCAGTTTGATGTGTTTGTATTTTATATGTAGAATTTAGCAATAATGTTCTGAATCTGCAGTCTACACCCACTCTTACTTCCTATTGTGCTTGAAGCATTCTACTAGGAAATGTATTTAGTGTGGCAAAAGATTGCAGTGGTTTTTTGTGTCACCTCCTGTTGCAGTGTTGAAACTTCTTACTTAAGCCTTCTGAAGCACCCTACTGACAGCTCTGCTGTCTGTATATGTGCATATATTGTGGGAGCAGGTATGGTCTTGATACTCAAAATGCATGTGGATCTTTGAAATGCAACTATGTGCATTGATCCTTTGCTGGGACTAGTGCTTAAGGACTTAATGTATATGGACTTCTAATTCTGCCTTAACCACTTCATCTTCTTAGAAATCAAGGTGGGGTGGAAAATGGCACTGCTGACTTGCCTTCATGGCTGGTTTAGTACTTCTGTCAGAAGAACCTTGCAAAGCTAAATGTTTATTAACATTGTCATGCCTAGAGGTAAGAGGAGATTGATGAAATGATAATGTGTAAATTGTGTGAGAGTATTTGGGGTTTTAATGGTTATTTACCTTCTTCTATGTTCTTAACACCTGAACTGAAGCAGTAGACACACCGTGAATTGCTCACACTCCACAAGTGATTTGCAAGACTGGGCCACTACACTGCAAACAACATTAATCAAATCTTTTGATGGACCACATCCTGCAACATTAATATTTTGGAGGTTAGTTATTTGTATGGAAATAAAGGGGTGATATACAAGATTAAAGCCTGGAAATACAGTGTTCTTAtattgatttaaaaaaattagttgGAGGGTCATAAAAACTTTGCATACTCTGTACAGTGTACTGTATTTAAATGAGCAGTTTGACATGAAGAACCTCAAGTATGTTCTATAACTAGTTTGTCGCAACTAGTTTCTGATCTTCACTAACTTTGCAATCTGTAACACAGATTTTAATTgaagaaatattttgtttcttctCTAGCATTAACTAGTGACCCATTTCTAATTGTAACTTAAATACAATTTCCAAGCAAAAATACCTGTGTGTAGCGTTTTTTAGGTTCTCTTGCAACTCTGTCTTGTTTAGCCAATACTGTTTTAAATATTTGCTTGTTAGAAATTACAaaattgctgttctaataagagTTATGATGCTTAGGATCACTGGTAATGTTGCGAGTTCTGAATGCATAACCTGAGTTCtagtcaagtgtctctcactggctCCTCCAGTACTGTGATAGACTGTTAGCTGTGTTCCTGCTAATGGGACCAATTCTTTTCACAAAAAAAAGCCAGTGTAAAGTATGACATAGGTAGGGTGCTCAAGTGCATCCTCTTTCCTcttgggagaggaggaagagTAAACACACACTTAAGAAATGTTAGTAATTTCAATTAACAGGGGGGTGCTCATCAGTGTAGTAGCTCATCAAATTATAAAGGCCTATTCAGGATGAGTTGGTACGCAAACAGTCAAATACTTTAGGCTGTAGCTAGGTGCCAGCATAAAGAAATCTTAATTTTCACTACCTTTTGTCTATCCCAGGACACCACAATATGTTGATTCACATAAGTACAGACAAAGATCATCCTTTTATTGCTAAAAGTGTCTTTTTTCCAAATTCAGCAGTTGCAAAGTGTGGTATTCCCTGCCTACTGAAGGTGATGTGATTTAATAGTAAATGAAGTTATCTGTTAAATTTGCTGATAGGAATCATTGCTGCCTATGTCACTTCATGAAGTCCACTACGGAATACTTCATGGTCATAATTGGAGATGGACTGCTACTTTTGGCATCTGGGCCAAATTCCTTTGGCAGTAATTACAGCTGACTTCCAGATTCTCATTTTAATATTATTATGAACATATTTTTCACTTCCTGTCATGCAGTTGTTAATCATCTGTATCACACTGTGCAGCTGTCCACATTTTCTGCAATTGCAGATTATCTGCCTGGGAGGCAGTTTCTTTACAAAGACAGAAACACTATGAAGCACAACACTTTTCAGTGGAGGTTGTTGCCTCTGCTAAATTGAATGTTAGAGGCTCAGAGTTGCCATTTGACTTAAACCAGAAAACCTATCCACCCACCTTCACCTCTAGGAGGATTGGATTTTGGGTCTGTGCCATTGTTGATCTGATTCTGAGCACAGACACACCTAAAGGCCAGACTTTCAGCTACACCCTGTCAGAAATGTAATATTCTGAATTACTTGCTGTTCTCTGCCTGCAGCTTCTGTGTTTGCTTCACAGTCGTTACACTCAGTGAGTCTGTTTGTGGAAGGAAGCTCATTGCTGCACACCACTTCTTCGTGAGGTCAGGTGGGGGATGGTGACATCACCAAATGCCTTTATGGACATTGAAATCTACCAAAATTCTTGCAACAAGTAGCTTCAGGTGTTCCTGTGGGTAGtcttacatttttttaaatatgaCCAATTTAGGGACTGTCTCCCACAGATTGATTAAGGTATGAAACAGCTGAAGGTACAAAACTTTCTTACAGAAAAGGTGTACTTTGTTGATAACTATATGATTCTGTTTTCGTCAAGCCAAATCCTTGCCTTTGCTTTTCCTGTTTAGGAAGGGCAACTACTTGATCTTCATTTGCAATATAATGATCAGTAGCTGACTTTtgagaaacaaacaaaagtaagtgcTGGTTTTATGGGAACTGTGTTTGTCTTTCCAGGTCTTGTTTACTGTGTAAACAAAGTGAAGGGATTCAGAATGCCTCTCAATGATGACCAGAACAGTGACTCAGATTCTTCACGGCTCTCAGAAAGCACAGTTTCTTCCAGTGACACAGAATATTCCAGGCAGAGCTTTAACAGTGATTCTTCAAGCAAGCCCAGCTCCCCAGCGTGTAAGCCTATTTCAGCCTCACCTGCATTGTGCATGGACCAATAAGGCTAACTTACCTTGTTTCTCCTTGCTGTCATGGGTAGAACCTGGGATTCTGAATCTGTATAAGAGTATTAACAGAGAGGCATGGCTTTCTCTTTGCTGTGAAGCGGTGCATCTCCTGTGTGTggaacaccagcagcagctgtatCCATGGGGGTCTCCCTGTGCACTCCTTCCCTTCAGAAAGTGTAAGAAAAGTGTGTCACCGTGGTCTTCCTAACCTTGACATTGGTAGCAGCCTCCCACTCCACCAGATATGCTTTTGTGCAAAGGGTGGGTTTCTTCTGTTTGATCCCTGCacttaaaaattatttctgtaaCTTACAGATTTGTAATACCATACCAAGTTACATGTAATTATCTTGAACTCACATTCTTCTTTCATAAATACTAGAatcaaacagaaaacaaacatttgCACAAGGAGGATGATTTGAGTAATGGTAAATAAAACCTTGGTTATAATATGGTTTCTCTGTATCTGTAAGCATTTGCAGACCATGCTTACTTCTTACATCTCTGTAAATTAAGTCTTATATTAAAACAAGCTTATTAGTGGAGCTGCAGTTGGCAGTTGACTCTGTCTTTCTTTGTTACCAGCCTTCCAAATACTAAATTAAATTATAGAATTTATTGATTTAGAAACTTCAGGAATTTGCTCTTGTTTTCCAGTGTGGAGTTTGTTTTGTCATTGCTGCTAGTTCCTAAAAAAATGAGTATAACTTAATTCCACAGCAGACTGAAGATCTGCTGATTTTAagtggcggggggggggggttgtgaGTCAGTAACTTAGGAACCTCTTCAACAGACAATATAGCCATTGTGCTTAGAATTATAGTGGACATTTAGTATCTCTTACTGCCCATGCTTTTGGTTGGGTGGCTTTGACAGAACAGTTAGTAGGAAATCTGTGAAATGCAAGATaccattttaaaggaaaaaaaaatcttagttcAGATGTGGAAATATAAAAATGCTCCTCAAAATATTTTGAGACTTGTGTGGTATTtccccacaaacacacacacccctgataagctgggagtttcctgagttAGTGTTTTAGAAAGATATAAAGACTTGGTAATCTTGGGTCGCTTCTTCTAGAGTACTGGAGTTCAACTAGCAAGTAGTAAAATTTCTAGGTTTTAGTATATTCAATTGCACTTATCAGCTGTAGATATTTCGCTTGAATTGATCTTGTTTGTTCCAGCAGCTAGCCCTCCCAAGGTTATCACATTTGATGAACTGATGGCAGCTACAAGAAATCTGTCAAACTGGACTCTAGCTCATGAAATTGCTGTAAATGCAAATTTTTGCATAAAACATGAAGACTACCCACAAAACAGGTAAGAGCTTGAATCTTGCAAAAGTAGCAAAAGTATTGGAAAGGGAGGAGAAACGAATGGAGCAATCTAGACTGTGTTTTGGGATCTGATGATCTATCATCCAAGAAAGATGTGGTTGCAGGGCATAGTATTTGGGGAGGTGTATTTCCCAACAAATGATCAGTCTCATCTGAAACAGTTACAAGGATGGAAGCTAGTTGCGACTATTCTCCCTATCTAATTGACTTACTCCACAGCTTTGCAGGCACAGTGAAGCAAATTGTACACAAGGCATTTTGGGATCATTTGGAATCAGAACTGAATGAAGATCCTCCAGAATACAAACATGCTATCAAGCTTTTTGAGGAAATTAAGGAGGTAATGTTCTTCTTTCTCTGTATTGATTTGTCAGCTTAGCTTTAGGAGTCCCTTAGTTTACTGAAGGGTCTGCTTAACTTAGCTGAGTCAACACCTTCAGATTTTCCTTTTATAATATAAAGCCATGATTATTCAGAACTGAAAATAGATGTCTATTTGTAGTATATTTATATTAACCAGGAATATGGTCGCAAACAAACAGTGGCATGTTCAGTCAGCTTTCACTGCACAGTGATCAGTTGAAAGTCATCTCTTTTCCCAAAGCTTCACATCTCTACTAGCCTGTTTCCAGAGCCATACTGTGAGCTTAGGGCATGAACGACAGTATAAACATGATTGGACCTGCCCACTTAAACTTCATTCTTTGATTATTGCACAGATGAGCATACAAACCTTCAATCCTGGCACAATACTAAGTCATTCAGAAATTTAAGTTCATAAATGTTTGTTTTGCAGGGTAGCCTCCCAGCTTTTGAACAGGTCTAATTGTTGACTTGCTTTTTGTTTTATTGGTTTGAGCATTTTTGCAGAACTatactggtttgttttttttttttccaaacagttCTTTTATCCCCACAACCTTTGATAATGTTCAGTCTTAAAATGTATGTCTTGTTATAATCTGTCAGCTATATACACCTGACATTATTATTAAAATTTCACTCAAGTGTGCTTACTAAGTGGTTTGGTCTTTATTGataagcttttttcttttttgctcccTCTATTTTAGattcttctttctttcctgaCTCCTGGAGCAAACAGGATTCACAATCAAATTTGTGAAGTTCTTGACACGGATCTTATAAGACAGCAGGCAGAACACAATGCTGTTGATATTCCTGGGCTAGCTAACTATGTCATCAACACTATGGGAAAGTTATGTGCTCCAATAAGAGACAATGACATAAAACAGTTAAAAGCAACTGACAATATTGTAGAGTTACTGAGGTTGGTATTTGAGTGTgatttttggagaaaaaaattgcTCTCTGAAAGGGTAGTAGACAGTGGAAGGTGGAGGGCTGAGTAAAGGAAGTCTAAAGTTGTGTCAGTTTGCATAACAACTGTTCTTAAACTATAGGAGAACTTCCTGAAGCATCAAAGAGGAAGAGCTCTGACATGCTGACCAGATTGTGTATCTCACTTTGTAATGAAATGAGTAGGATACCTAGATGAAACTAGGCAGCTCTGAATATCTAAACCAACAACTCTTGCAATAATCTCTGTTTCAGAAACTCTTTTTCTGTCTTGTTCATTCTTACAAAACGTAAACAGCACACTTGTACTGTTTCTTCTTGAAGAGTTAATTGCATGCTTCTTCTGGAAGGCCAAACTTTGGATTTACAGGCTCTTGAGTTAAGATCTTATCACTTGAACTTGGGTAAAACATTTGCATAACAGGGCAGAAAACAGTGTTCCTGAAGTATGCTGAAATATTAAGACTAAATGGTAGTTGTTCTACTGTATGTGTATATGGGGAACAAAACAATTGCGTCAGAAGGATTGTTTCTCTTAATGCAGTCAGTGACCAAAAAGTTAAAATCTGTTCATTTTAGCTGAAATACACCAATTCATGTAGTTTTTGAAAAACTTACAGGGCTGTAGTGTTTAGTGATGCTACATCAGTTCTGTTCTTTTTAACTTAGGCCAAGCCTTGTCTTCAAGAATTCCAGATGATAGGTAATATATCTGTTACTCTGAAGTGCAAGTGAAGGCCTTCACTTCTCCAGAATTGAAATTAAAGTGATAATGTACATGTGCTTCACATGTGCTGATGAAAATCAATAGATTAAATTAAAATGTGAAATTTTAAATTCTTCTTTTCAGACAAATATTCCGTGTTTTGGACCTGATGAAGGTGGATATGGCAAATTACACAATTAAAAGCCTTAGACCATACCTCTGGCATAACTTGGTGGACTATGAAAGAACAAAATTCCAGGAAATTCTTGAAGAAACACCAAGTATGTACCATGCTATATTAAATTTAAACTTTTCTTTGAAAAGAAGCCTTTTTAAATACATGCAGTGAAAACTCTACAAGTTGCAGTTAACTTAGATGAAAACTTCAATTTCTTGTCTGTATGTAAGTAATATAAAATTTTTTTAACAAGCAAGCTATCACTGGATGGTTGCTTAACTTGCCATCAAGTTTGTCTGTCTGTAATCTGAGGCACTTTCAGACAAACTTATATTTCCTGAATTGGATGGTGTCTGAAAAACAAACAAGTGGTGACTTGTGCTGTTTGGATGCAGAAGCCCTCCATAAGATGAGCCTTTTCTCTTTTGTGTGCAACTGTTCAGTTGTTAGCGTGAAGTAAGCATGTAAAAGCAGTTAGTGCACCTGAAAGCTGGAAGGGCTAAGATCTATTTTTTAATAAACAAAAGGCAGGCTCTGACCAAAATTTCTTAGATGATGCAAAGTCAACTTGATCCACTATTACATGTTTTGTGTGATTTGGTTAAACAATGTTCAGAAATACATCCTCCAAGAAGAATAAGTAAGCATGCTAACATCTGGAGCAGGGGCTTCTAAAACAAGAGCTCTGAGCCACTGATAGGGCCTGCAGTGTTCATTTATGCAGCCTGAGAAGAACTGTACCAGAAAAAATCAAACATTTTAATCTTCCTTCACCTGTACCTTTTAGTCTTATGTCCTATCTGATAAGTGGTTTCTCCGAAAAAGGGAAAGCAATCCTTTGGGAACTCAAACTTTGAGACTTCTATTACCTAAAAATCTTGTCTGAAGTCTTAACAATTTGTGGCTGAGTTTGTACAAAACAAGTAGAATTTAAAGGTGACCAGTGGAATATGATCAGTGGAAGAAAGGGAGAGAATTACCATTTGTGAAGACTCAGCTGTCCACTATGTTTAAGTCTTCAGAAATTGAATTCTCTTCTGTATACAAATCTTTTTTTTCTCAAGGTAGTGCTTATTTGATGAAGGCATGCAGTAAATCTGTGCTATTTACAATGCTTAGGTGCCCTGAATCTCACAACAGAATGGATAAAGGAATCAATAGAGGATGAATTGTCATCTATTTCTGATGAGTCTTCATCGTGCCCTGGTGCTGATAGTAGTTCAAAACCAATTATTAGTCCTACACTGGTGCTAAACAATGGCTACTTGAAACTGTTACAGTGGGATTATTGCAAAACAATTCCAGAGGTAAGAAATGTATTTTGGTGTCTTTAGATTACCAGCTATATGAAATCATTAGTGTGATACAATAAACTTGCTATTGATGACAGTAAGTGAATACTCTTTTGCACTCCTTTAATTTCTGCACAGTAAATCTGAAATTAGGAGATTATATTCTAGTCCAGATTCTGAAATTTGAGATGGGCAAGTCAACAACCAGAAAAGAACAAGGTAAAGGTTGTTCTCGCTCTTTCCAATCATAGCTCACCAGCTCCACCCTAAGAGCAGTCTTGGCTGTGGTCAAAGGCTGGGCCTTGTATTGACAGTACTTTGCTTTCTCTGTCTTTAAAAGAACTGATTGTAGCACTCCATTTTTCTAACAGCAGCAGGAATTAGTGGGATTGCTCTTCAGAACAGAATCAGTAAAAAACTTGAGTTCTCTAAAAGTAGGTATTTTTCCTTTCAGTGTAAACTATTGCTTCAAGACTCAGTGTTCAGTTTTTCCCTCCAATTCCTGATTACTGACCTCTGCAACTTTCCATAAAGCCAGTGGAAAATTTGTCAGCAGTCAGGGATAACATTTGCATTTCCAGAGAGGGCCTTAGCTACATGTAGGATGGCCTGGCAGAGAACTTGTTAAATACATGGGGATGCTCTTGGTGTTCTCAGTCAGTGGACAGAAGTGAAAGCACTTCCTTACCTTTCTGTGAGCAGTTTTGAGTAAGATCTACATACAGATGTCCTCTTGTAGATCTAGCTTGCCATGCTATGAAATTGCTACTAACTGCAATTGGATGTTAATGCCCCTGTACTGCTCAGGATGAATTCTTTGTAACCTAAAATGAACTCCAGCTACATCTTGCTGTGGGGATTACTTATGCTCTTGGTATGATCAGCTGGCTTTTTGCCTGGAGCGGATTATGTATCACTTGCAGAACCAGCTCAGGTGGTTGAATTGGTGGTTGTCAAGCACAGTTGTTCATTATTATCCATCAGTTACAAATCTTGGCATTTTTTCAAAAGACACCCAAATCCAGAAGACTGTTCTATCTGTAACTTGGTCATTACAATGTCTTCTGGATCCTCTGAGCATTCCATGTCGTGGGCTGAATTGTTGGTTACAGACTTGTCAGCAGTGATATGGAATAAGGTGCAATGTCCTCAGTTTCCTCATTACTTTTCTTCCAGCGGTTTACTTCTGGTACTTGTACAAAATGCCACTTTATACTATACTACACTGCATATTTAGGGTATTACAGTTGCTGTCTGCTCTGGGTTTGTGTATTTGTGATTAAAAATAGTGCTTCATGACTACATCCTAGATCTCTTTCCTAGATCTTCTCCTTGTTCCTAAATTAGTATTATTGTTTCAATTCTAGACTCTAATAACAGATGAAGTTCGTCTTCAGGAGTTGAGAGAAAAGCTCAATCAATTAAAAGTCATAGCTTGTGTTTCTCTCATAACAAACAACATGGTGGGTGCAGCAGTTGTAGATGTGCCTGATTTCACTGATCATCTGAAAAGGATCTCCCTTCCTCTTCTTGAAGGCATGAATAAGAAGTAAGGcctttttttactcttttttgaTGGTAAATAATTGGAAACAATTCTAGTGTCATAGCCGGTGTTTGTTATTAATAGGAAGATATGGAATTTGAATCATTTATATATTCCTTTTATGATACAAGACCACTATATGTTAGACAAGTGTTTTCAAAGATAGATTTTAATGTAATCTTAGTCTTGGTGTTAGTGTACAAATTTTGGAACCTAGTAGTAAAGTTCATTCATACACTCCTAATACTGGGGAGACTGTGGCAGTACATTCACTAAATCCTCTTGGGAGTTGCTTCAGACTTGTTGTAGGTAGTTCAAGTTACTTGGCTCCGTATTTCTTTGGCTTCTTGTGCTACAGGCAAGTCTGATGTATGTGACTGTCTTTTAAAAGAGTTTTCCACTCTGTTTTTTCTCATGAAATGCTGTGCACATGGCCCAGAAAAACAGCTAGGCACAAGGATAAAGTGAACTGGTGTCACTGCTGCACATATGAAATTACTTTTCCCATTTGTATCACAGCTAGGTCCCGATTTTGTCTTCCACATAGGAATTTTCCTGTATATGTAGATTTACATAAATATGCAGCAAAAGATGAAAACTTTTCAAAATCCTCATTGCAGAGACCACATtgaaaataaaagggaaaggaGACAAGTGAGGGCAATTTACAACCTGTGCTCCAGAAACTTAAGAATTTAATGCTTTTCCCTTTCTTCCAGAAGTTTTGACTTGAAGGAGGCTCTGAATGCTATTGGCATCCAGATTTGCAGCATAGTGAACAAGTCTCTAAGTGAAAGAGGTCTTCCCACTCTTAGTGAAGAAATGCAGAGTAATTTAATGGGTCAAATCGCTCATATTGTTGAGAAGAATaatcctgtctgttccttgattGGTTAGTAAGAGACTACCTAATTGTTGTATTGTATGTGTCTGTTTATAAACTTAATTAATCAGCTGTCTCATTATCTTCTAAAAGTATTTTCTTACTGCAGTAAAATACTGGCTCAACTAAGACTAAGGATATGGCGTTTACTTGGAAATGGTGTTGTGGGTATGCTGAAGAGCATGGTTAGTCACAGCTGGAAATAATTGTAAAAGTGCATGTAGAGACAAACCTAGGCAACCTAATATTTTGGAGAAGAATTTAGATAAAATGAGTGTTTAGTCTTCTTTCTGTCCATTCTGGGTTTAAACATACTGTTTAAGAAACTTACATTATTGTTTCCCACTCCAAAACAATCTTGGGAAAGAGTTGCTGCTTAAATGTTGGATTTTTTGCTGTGCTGATGTGCAGGGTACTTACAAAGTGACTGTGGCATCATCTTGGGTTTACATTTGTTCTGAGCATACTTTATATTCTATTTCAGACAAACGAATCCAGCTCTTCATGAGAAGCTTGCTTGCCCTTCCGAGTTTTCAGAAGTGTATGCCTACTATGCCAGGAGGCCTTTCTGTGATTCAGAGAGAGATAGAGTTTCTGGGATCTCAGTATGCAAGCATTGTAAACTTCAATAAAAAAGTGTATGGACCATTCTATGCAAACATACTTAGAAAACTGCTTTTTCCTGAGGCAGCAATGGAGAAAACAGAAGCAGAAACATCTAGCAATTAAAAAATGTAcccttttttttaatcttccaaGACAGTGGGGAAGTCACATCTCTAAAACAGCCTGCTCCAGTGACTGTTGATGGGGAAAGATCTTGTAAAATGTATACAGATAGTTTCTGAAATTCACTGTAAAGAAATTAATGTCAAGgtcatatatatattttaatagaaaaatatttgtttaatGGATTGTCACTTGTAATAGCTAGTGAATTATTAATTTCCATAGCAAGCATTTATTATGACTTGCAGTGGGAAAGAACTGGCAATGTATTTACTGTTTTGCCACCATCAAAACAATGTTATTTTTCAGCTCAAAAATATTTACATATAGCAATGCATATTAGGAAATGAGAAAACAACTGTAGATAAAATGTACTATGCTTACATAGTATTTTTGTAGAGTAACATCTCAGACAACAGTTATGTTTCTGAGAATACTTTGAAGAAGAAAGTATAGCATAACGGCTTTAGTAACCAAACCCAGGTTGATACCAGGCCAAGTTCAGGTACTCCTGCAATTACTGGACCCAGAACTTTGCCTCTGTTACATTAAGGAATGCCGGTGTTACAAGCTGTTTGCAGGACAGCAGTTACAGAAGCAGCGTTCACAACTTCAATTATGAATGATTCAGAACTTCTCAACTCTGAGATTAACGATAAACACCTGAGAAACATGATGTTGGGGGTGGAGTAAATTTCTGTATATAAATGTGTTTATAAGCATTTTGTTTATTCAGTGGAGGTCAAACAGAACTTTTAAGATGTGTATGTATTGATCTTTGATTGTAATGGATGGGTATTAAGTATTTTTAACTTGGGTCGTTCTAACCTTTGTTCCCAAAAGCACTTAACCCTGACCTCAGAGTGTACCACAGAAGAACTGCCCCTTTCATGCTCTTATCCAGCAGGATGTAAATTTTCACAAGATATTCTTAGATCTGAAAGCAAGAGCCTGAGTAATTagtaatttttgaaaatattattaTATTCACTTTTTTATGGAGTGTGTGAGAAATGCTCCTGTTTTCCTCAAATTTCTTTGGACTGTGCCCCAATACTTAGATTTAAGAATACTTACATTTAAGGCATTGGGAGTCTTGCATACAGCAAATGAATAGGATTGAAATAGAGAAATGTGGAAGTGAACTCCTTTAAGTTTACACAGGCTTTATCTTGTGTATTTCAGATTAGTGGGATTAGATAATGCTGGAATACATATTATAGACTTGTTCTTGTCTATGAAATTGAATAATTTACTTGAAAatga of the Melospiza melodia melodia isolate bMelMel2 chromosome 4, bMelMel2.pri, whole genome shotgun sequence genome contains:
- the TCP11L2 gene encoding T-complex protein 11-like protein 2 isoform X2 yields the protein MDVPEEDTNSPGWVFKSEGGSCVRPWRALCGTARGSGLVYCVNKVKGFRMPLNDDQNSDSDSSRLSESTVSSSDTEYSRQSFNSDSSSKPSSPASVHLLCVEHQQQLYPWGSPCALLPFRKSSPPKVITFDELMAATRNLSNWTLAHEIAVNANFCIKHEDYPQNSFAGTVKQIVHKAFWDHLESELNEDPPEYKHAIKLFEEIKEILLSFLTPGANRIHNQICEVLDTDLIRQQAEHNAVDIPGLANYVINTMGKLCAPIRDNDIKQLKATDNIVELLRQIFRVLDLMKVDMANYTIKSLRPYLWHNLVDYERTKFQEILEETPSALNLTTEWIKESIEDELSSISDESSSCPGADSSSKPIISPTLVLNNGYLKLLQWDYCKTIPETLITDEVRLQELREKLNQLKVIACVSLITNNMVGAAVVDVPDFTDHLKRISLPLLEGMNKKSFDLKEALNAIGIQICSIVNKSLSERGLPTLSEEMQSNLMGQIAHIVEKNNPVCSLIDKRIQLFMRSLLALPSFQKCMPTMPGGLSVIQREIEFLGSQYASIVNFNKKVYGPFYANILRKLLFPEAAMEKTEAETSSN
- the TCP11L2 gene encoding T-complex protein 11-like protein 2 isoform X8 encodes the protein MDVPEEDTNSPGWVFKSEGGSCVRPWRALCGTARGSGLVYCVNKVKGFRMPLNDDQNSDSDSSRLSESTVSSSDTEYSRQSFNSDSSSKPSSPASASPPKVITFDELMAATRNLSNWTLAHEIAVNANFCIKHEDYPQNSFAGTVKQIVHKAFWDHLESELNEDPPEYKHAIKLFEEIKEILLSFLTPGANRIHNQICEVLDTDLIRQQAEHNAVDIPGLANYVINTMGKLCAPIRDNDIKQLKATDNIVELLRQIFRVLDLMKVDMANYTIKSLRPYLWHNLVDYERTKFQEILEETPSALNLTTEWIKESIEDELSSISDESSSCPGADSSSKPIISPTLVLNNGYLKLLQWDYCKTIPETLITDEVRLQELREKLNQLKVIACVSLITNNMVGAAVVDVPDFTDHLKRISLPLLEGMNKKSFDLKEALNAIGIQICSIVNKSLSERGLPTLSEEMQSNLMGQIAHIVEKNNPVCSLIDKRIQLFMRSLLALPSFQKCMPTMPGGLSVIQREIEFLGSQYASIVNFNKKVYGPFYANILRKLLFPEAAMEKTEAETSSN
- the TCP11L2 gene encoding T-complex protein 11-like protein 2 isoform X9 — protein: MDVPEEDTNSPGWVFKSEGGSCVRPWRALCGTARGSGLVYCVNKVKGFRMPLNDDQNSDSDSSRLSESTVSSSDTEYSRQSFNSDSSSKPSSPASSPPKVITFDELMAATRNLSNWTLAHEIAVNANFCIKHEDYPQNSFAGTVKQIVHKAFWDHLESELNEDPPEYKHAIKLFEEIKEILLSFLTPGANRIHNQICEVLDTDLIRQQAEHNAVDIPGLANYVINTMGKLCAPIRDNDIKQLKATDNIVELLRQIFRVLDLMKVDMANYTIKSLRPYLWHNLVDYERTKFQEILEETPSALNLTTEWIKESIEDELSSISDESSSCPGADSSSKPIISPTLVLNNGYLKLLQWDYCKTIPETLITDEVRLQELREKLNQLKVIACVSLITNNMVGAAVVDVPDFTDHLKRISLPLLEGMNKKSFDLKEALNAIGIQICSIVNKSLSERGLPTLSEEMQSNLMGQIAHIVEKNNPVCSLIDKRIQLFMRSLLALPSFQKCMPTMPGGLSVIQREIEFLGSQYASIVNFNKKVYGPFYANILRKLLFPEAAMEKTEAETSSN